tgtttatagaaaaataatgaCAGAGATTCCAGTAGTTGGTATCCCAGTTATCTCAACTTTTGGGATGTTTATTATTTTCGCTTATAGAATGGAGTAACCGAGGCTTACCACATTGGCCTTGGTCTTTGACGGCAGCAACCGCACCTTTCTTCCTCCAATCGACGGAGGGAGGAACGCTCTCCACATTGGCATACATGAAGCTCCCGGATGCACTTGGCGCGCCTCGGAACGTCCTGTGATGCTTGATCTTGGATCCTGCATACATGCTCTTGAATTCATGGTTAGTCAAATCTGCAAACTTGTTTAGCTTCAATTTATAAGGCTTGTCCATCTTGTTAGTTCTATGGACATGCTTGACATTCTCCTTGAACACATTGAAACGCTCGTGTTTCTCAACGATGCTGCGAGACACGGTGTGATGGCTCCTCCACCTCTCATACAAATCCCACAAACTATCATCTGATTCCAATTCCTTCTCATGGAAATCAAAGCTCTCAGCAATGCTAAGAACCAAAGCAAACAATCCCACAACCAGATATAACTTCTTCATTTTAAGAGATTGAATACAAGATATGGGAACTTGGGTACTTGGGGTTGCTCTATTTATAGACTTAGAGAGAGATGATTAATAAACAGAGAAGTTAGAGGTTTCTTATGGGTATCAACAATGAGCAATAATGGAGATTGGAGAATGATATAAAAATGGTGGTGGAGAGTAATGGGCAGCAACAGTGTGGATATTGATAATACCTATATAAGCAagttcttctatatatataattaggggTTTTGTGTTTGCTTGCACAGGAAAGCAAGGTCTAGGAAGGGTAGAAGAGCAGTTGTGGATGCAGAGAAAGTGGTCATCACATGACGACTATATATATTGTTGCGTCTATGGAGGTTTTGACTTCCTAGCCACCACATTCTTGCAAATGCAGAACAATTAAAGCAGCTAGCACTTCTTTCTTGTAACTGCTTTTATCTTCAACTGAAAATTTTAACCCTATTAATGCTTTTCAATGGTTATGCTGATAGAAAGATTTTATTTGACATTTTTAAGAATGATTTTATCATGAATCCCACTTAGAGGTCCGTCGAACTAGACGGAGATATTACTCCGATACCATATCATATTATACATCTCAACTTACTCAAATCAATAACATTATCTGCTTTGAGTTTACCAATTCACTGTGGATACATCGAATTCGCACGACTTTGTTGTTGTGGCCAGTTGCCTACAATACTTAATTccaaaaaaatacattgttgAATGAAAGATGCttaaactttatatatatatatatatatcacttcaTTTGGTGATTTTTAAGCGACCTAAGATTACAAGTTTGATGGGTTcaatgatttttcatttgatAACATGGAATCTCTACAAGGTAAAGTGACCTAAATAGACAATTAATAGAACGAGAAAACCTATATTTATGGGCAAAACTCCAAATTCTAGAATGCAATTAGTGCCAAATCAATGAGTGTAAAGAGATAACACAACCACCCACTTTGACTCTTTACAAGGAAAGTAAGGCGTAATGTGCATGGAGAAGCAAAAAGGAGGAAAATCCACAGCAGATTTtgagcaaaattttcaacttttggcGATCCCTTGTTGAAAGGAAAATTATACAACAATGGCATGACACCTAGGCACTGTTTCATTTGCCATTGGTCCTTGAGCATATGAtaacatataataataaaatggaTGACGTGCCTTAACTGTCTTAAGGAGGTTAGGATGGCCGGCTTTGCCCACTTTGTATGACacaatctataaaaaaaaaaaatgagagtcTAGCACAAGCTGTtgctttatcatcttttaagagATTTGTATTATTATTGGGATTTGTCAACCACTctcttttgtttgaatttgaggaaaaaataaaaaaataaatctctATAAATCTATAAACAATTAAGATCTCACGgttgatatctcagttatcccaactgTCGAATTGGATGTATATAATATGatttaagtgaattcgtggaTTTCACATGTTacacatgaaatcttgtgcgtACAAGTGAGCAGTTGGGATAATTGTGATTGTTGTGATCCCTATAATAATTATATacaataaaaacttgaaaaataatacaaaagcaaaaaaaaaaaaattaaaactctaCTGCTTTAAAATACTgcacaattaataatattttaaaaaataaaaccaataaTAATTCTATTAGAGTTATTTCCCACTGAATATTACACGACACTtggtaaaaaattttaaaaaataataataattcaattagAATTCGTATGAGAGTCTATTTAAAGTATAGTTTCAAATTGTTGACTTGAGGTGGTAACAAAATATGTTAATTAActtgttatttttgttattcATGGATCAaaaattatttctattttcttttattaaccaaacaaacaatattaggACTTCTCGCAtagtaatattaaaaaattaaaaaaaaaggaggagaaattCGAAAACTACCTTCCTTCATGCACAAGAGTATACAGATCGGGAAAAAAAGTGTGGAATCCATTACCACAAAGAATCCAAGAGAATCAGATTATTTATAGTATTTGAGATGGTTTATGAAGATTTCCAATCCATAATCTTTGCATTCCCCACCTTAAGCAAACCATCAACCAGACAACCACAATTAGTTGTCAGCAAATATACAAAATTGGAGGCCAAATGACTTCAAACTATTCTTATTAGTAAACTTAAACATAATCTAAACCCACTAAACCTTGTATCCTTAACACTAAACCTTGTACTTGCCTGGAATTCCATCATTCCATGTTACTTTAATGGCTGTGTGACTCCATGAGTGCAAAAATCATGTTTACATGCAAATAACTGAGAGAATGAATCTACCTTTTATAAGAAAATCTAATTGAATATGGGGCAGCAAAAAGAGAGAGGGTGGAGATGATGCTAATCTGAGAACCAATAGAAGGGAAATAGGAATGTTATGTCTTCTATGTAGCACCAAGAATTTAGGAATGTAAACAGTAAGCAGACAGCACCAGAAAGTGAATGTGCAGCTTCACAGTCATGCTTATAACTGCTAGAATCCAAGAATGACGTTACATATAAAATGCGTTGAGAACGAAACCATACAAGTTTGCCCTTTGGATATCTGATATGCGCCTAAACTCAACCAGTCAGACTCGCGTACGtggccacaagggtattgctaGTGGCAATCGAACTCAGGATATAACTGCTAGAATCTAAGAATGACTTTACATATAAAATGCGCCGAGAACGAAACCACATAAACTTGCCCTTTGCACGACTGATATGGGCCTAAACTCGGACTGTCAGGCCTGCGTGTACAAAAGTTTCTCATTTGACGACAGGTAAGCACTGCCAAAGTCCAGCAAGTGGCCACAAGGGTATTGTTCCCAATGGCAATCAAACTCAGGATCTCCCAAATCCATACCGTATGACCCAGAGAGTTTCACCAACTAGGCTACCACCCAAGTGGTTCCGTTGGTGAGACCCTAGACGTatagagaaacaaaaaatgcaCAGGATGAAGCTCCACAAGTGAGATGATTTCATTCCATTAACAGGTACTTCACGTAATTTAAGACAAAAGCGAAGATAAACACAGCTTCattcacaaaaaagtaaaataaagagGGTACTCTCATCAAATGAAGATCAAGatcctaaaaaagaaaaatgtcttAAGATTTAAAATCAAAgccaaaatcgtgaaaattTATTAGTTGTATGTATGACATCCTTTAATATTCATTCTCCAttcaataaaaggaaaacatcATGGCATTAAAAATTGGGTCATGTCTTGTTCTATAGAGGATAAACTAAAAGCTTGGACGACTATGCACATCACAAGGAAAAAGAGGCTGATGTCTATGGTTCCTTTGGAAACATGCCGGACAAATTGGCTAGAGAGAAACAAGAGGATCTTTCAAGATAGAGACTTCGTTAGAAAGAGCTCATTTTAATGGTTCAGTACTTTGAAACTGTGGTTTTCTTGGCATTGTAATAGTAACTTATGTAATGTTATATAGTAGTTTGATGCCTTCTTAATTTCAGTTTTCGCTCTCTCTGAGTTATAATTCAGTGCGGCACCTCCTTGGTGCCCTGCAATGAAAACTCATTTTaagtcaaaaaagaagaaaaaaaaatttaatattctAACTTCACAAGGGTCAGGATATACACCAATATCTTACTCAGCCCTAAAATACCTCCTTCCACCAACCAAAGAGAAAAAGgatgttaaaaaagaaaatgaactcAACGTTCTTCTATCTGAGGCAAGCTTCACTCGACTCGACTTAAAGCAAATAGCTAAATTAAAAAAGCTAAAAAACAACCAGATGGAAAAGAAAACCTCTTCCAGGAAAAAACCCCCCCTAAATAGCCAAATCAAGGTGTAGAGGGTATTTTGGTCTCATAATCCCCCATATACTCTACTTTCCTTCTAGCCATTTTGAAAACGCTAACAAGTCTCCTGCAACTGCCATCAATTTATTCGACACTTCCCAGTACAATGATGACAAAATAGGGGGACAGTGGTTTTCTCAATGAAAGCTTCTAGTTTACCAGAAGCCAAAGAATTTCAATTGATAAATAACTGAGAATTAGAAGATGCACTTTTTAATCTGCTTATGTCATGAAAACCAAATCCCATCCTCAAAGTAAGTTTACCCATGTCATCTTTACATACTACTGCCTTGGCATTGTTCTTGATGTGGGAAGCCACTGCCTTTACTAACTAATAAGAAAGCGTCAAAGATTTGTCTACCTTCCACAACATGTGCTGTGAACAGGTACCAGTGCCACCATATTGTTAAAAGCCATTGAAGCTTCAAAGCCATGTTCTGGTGAATCTTACATAAACTAAGGCTCCTCATCAGTAAATAAGATCCTTTTCCTCATCCAAATAGTTTTAACAAACCCGACTGCACCAAAACATGGCTCTAGTATGTATAACAGGAAATTATCGAAGCATAGTGCACCTCCACAAATGTGAATGTTGGGAGAAAAATCTCAGTAATAAACACAGAGGTCGAGATTTTGTGTATTTTCTCATACACAATCCCTCTGAGAATGTTCGGCTACACAGGTTCCTATCTCTATAAAAACAAGGCAGTGTATGAATCTACTATTATCAACATAAAAGTGCATAGATACAGAAGGGCTCAAGAAGCATAAGAGCAATTTCCAGAATAAATAATTTCAATCTCAAACAAACCAATTACGAGAATTGCAATCTCATTCCAAATCAAATAATTCTCCAAAGGCACATAAAAGATcaaattttgatcaaaaatcATGTTACAATATCTCAAAAAGAGAGTTCACAGTGAATCTTAGAGTTATTACTAATCCCAAAAGGCGGTGtaatcaataaaaaaagatCGAATCCTCACCGAAATAATCAGCCTAAGCTCTGGACTTTCGCCGGAGACGCTTCCTCAGCTTCTTGTACTTGTGcttgttcatcttcttcttcctcttcttcttaacACTATCTGCCCAGACCGTCCTCGAATCATCCGTCTCCACAGCCTCAGATTGACAAAACCCAGTTGATAAAACCCGGTTCAGGCAATGACCCAACGGAAAACTGGGGTAGAAGACATGCGGGGAGTGAGTAAGGTCCTCAGTGATAGTGGACTTGAAGAGAGAAAATTGGTTGGCTATGTTAAGATGTGTTTGGAGAGGACTGTTGAGAGCAGATGTGGGGTTTGGAGGCTGTAGGGTTTTGAAGGACGTAATGATTCTTAGAGAGGAAGATTTGGTTTTGATGAGTTTGTGTATAAGATTGACCATTGTGAATCGATACAGAAAGAGAACTGATTGTCAAAAACTACATATGTAGTTCAGGCTTCAGAGAACCGCATTCCGTATATTCCGAACAGGCTAATTCAGCAGCATCGGTTCTCCGTCTCCCTTTCGAGTTTGGAGAGTTGCGACGACTGAATGGATCTGGATTGCTGTCCCGATGGAGGCTGAAAGGCTCTCGGCTCTGCGAGGGCCGATGCGAAACGCGGTCGTTTCATTGAGATAggcatttttaaaataaatgaaattgcCAAAATGCCCTCACGCAGGATCGAACTACGGACCTCCAGTTTACAAGACTGGCGCTCTACCACTGAGCTATAAGGGCCTGGCGGTTAAGTCGGTCCACCTTCAGATATTCTAATGTTAAGACCTGCAATTGCGTTCTCCGGACGATAAACCCAAATGACGCAATGGGAATGGGGAGAAAGCGAAGAGCGAAGAAGGAGGAAATTAGCATTACTATGGATCAAATCAGCTTCGATCCTGTAAGTCTGTTATTATGCCTTCACAATGCTGTGCGAATTTATGATGTTTGATTATTCGACAATTTATGCTTAAATCGCTGCACAATTTGTGTAGGATTTGATCCACGCTATCTTCAAGCACGTTTGGAGCAGAAGAACTCTTGGTTTGTGATTCTCTTCCGTTCCCTCTCCTTCCGTTTTCCTTTTTTCATCAATGTGAATGAATTGTATAATCGATCCATTCTGTTCTAATTTGGTTCAAAATTGTCCATGGTCATCTCAGAGCGCGAGGGGAAGGAAGGCGATGATGTCACAGAACGTGAGGTAGAATTGTTAAAGAAATaaattcttgaattttgaatctgCGAATGGATTATCAACAAATCGAAATATCAATCTATTATTCTGTCTTTGTGAGGGTAGTTTGAAGGTTGCCAAACTAGAAATCATGTAATATTTCTGAGTTGTGAGTCTTAAATAAAGTTTTATTGGTTCAGGCAGGAGTTGGAACATCCAAGAAGAACAGACCAACCTCTGGTATCTACCATTACCACTTCCTTCTGTCATCAAGTTTTCCCAAATTttttgaattgatttttttattatgttttatgaCTGAGTGTGATGACCCCCCTGGGCCCCCACGCATAATCCAAGGCCCAACCCACAACCCACGAATGGGCCGGGCTGTGGCCAAGGCCCTCATGGGCAGGGATAGggggaagagaagcccatcccatgaaaaccttggttacAGTGGGAGGAAGGCTCtcccacttatatactacactgacatgcccacatcttccgatgtgggatcatgACACTGAGATTGTaaaaatattgaatttgattgtttGTTATTGGTATCTACTCGTCTTACTGATGCAGCTAATGCAAAAGCACTGAAGCTGAGTTGTGAACTTCTTCGAGTTTTCCTCGCAGGTTACAGTCTGGAGTGCAATTTTATTGTGTACTTGATAATGTCAATGTAGTTAGCTCTGTCATAACATGAATATCTTTATGCTAATGCAGAGGCTGTGCAGCGCGCTGCTACAGTTGCTGAGGTTGAGGGTGCTAATAAGATTGAAGTAACTCATTTTGAGAGGATTCTTCCCCAGTTACTTTTGGATTTTTAAGGCATTCGAGGGAGGACCTGCACATTGTTTTTGCATGACTTGATATCCCTACAGATTTCCCAGTAAGTTCAAGACAAGGATATTATAGTTGACactttttgaaaactaaaatatgTTGGCATTTCAATCGGTTccttgaaaattaatttaaatgcaatggtctttttttctctcatggGAACCAGTGGAAGACTCTTGTgtttatacatattttttttatctgtgCATAATTCAAATTTGTGAACTTTTGAGTTCCTTGGTTTATAGTTCATCTCCTGTGGTTCTTTTCTGGTGCTCCCGGCTTAtacttttttgttcttcttttcttttgacaGTTAGATCATTTATATTTCATCCAGCCAGATGATGGTTGTTTTTCCTATTCTAGTGTGAGTTATGGTTGATTAGTTTCTGACTGGTTAGTGGTGGTACATAGTTTTTTCATATGTATAGCTAATCATTATCTTAGTAGTTCTTCCAGTAGCATCAGCACATATAATGTAGTGCCATTTATTGTGGGCAGAGAAGGGAACCTACAAGTTGCCACTAGATTTATTGTTCCTTTGGAACAGTCTGTTTTatcaagttttttcttttttggtaagTCTGTTTTTATCATGTTTCTCATACTAAATTAGGTTGGTTGATGCTGTTGGTTATCTTGGCTAGCCAGCTTTATTATACCAGTATTTTAAGGTGTTTTTCTCTCGAATTATTTGTGAATGTCATGTTGTGTAAAAGGTATTTATATTTCCATTTTGGCAAATTTCGTCTTTGTAAATGGTGATTCTTTTTTAATCATCCTTCTTAATTCCAACTAAAGCAATCGAACCTGAAACTTTGCCATGATTCAAGTCCTAAGGAGTAGACCACCATTAAACCAAAAGCTTCTTGATATGATACTTTTGCTGCAGAATGGCCCTTGCAGAACCCTGCGATTGATCTATCTTCTATTTGATGGGGTTTTCAGCTTATCCTAGGGTTTTTGTGTTGACCCACACCTAACCAGTTGGTGTTGAGTCCAGAACTAGCCAATGGAGGATTCGATCGTGTAGACTGCCGAGTGCTTAGGTCTTCTTTGCCAAGATTCATTGTTTCCTACTTCCTAGTAATATTGACCATACATACTTAGTACTATCATTGTTCTTGCATCTGCTAAACTTCTTCTATCATACATAATCAATGCTTTATCTGACACAACATGCACCTAACATCCTTGCTGTTAGGCCTCTGCTTTGAATTTTCCAGGGTCCAAAGGCAAGCAATTTTCAGAACCAAAAGCATCTGCTCCTTGAATCCATTTCCCATCAGCTTTGAATCAATAGCTTGGCTAGGATTCTCAGAGGTCATTTTATTTCTCAGCCACTTAACCAGGCTCATCTCATTGGTACTTGTCTGTGAACTAAAGTGTTTGATCATCAGCCAATTCTGTTGCATCTTTGGAGGTTGAATAATCTTCTTTATAGCAATAGTTTTCCCGTTACTGTTGGGCAGAAACGCTTTGTAAACCTCTCCCCACCCACCTTTTTCTATCATCTCCGGTGAAGCAAGTCCATCGTCTTTCTCCAAGAAAGCTAATTGCTCTTTCTTGATTAGCGAACTAAAGGTCTCTGTCCCTGAATCTCTTCATCCACCTCTAATTGTTGCCCATACCAGCTTCACCAGCAACGAGAATACAATTCCAGATATTAGTCCAGCTTCTGCGCCAGCAAAGGATCCCAAAATGCTTGCCTGACACCTATGTGGCACGTCGAATAAATCTTATCTAACGAACAATAAAATGTTACGTTGGATTTTTCCATTGCCGGGGTACTTTTCCATAGTTGGGGTAcgaaaaatagagaaaaaaaaaagaagaagataaaggacaaaaatgaaatcccATTAATAATTGAAggatgaaaaatatcattttgtcGTATTTAATTAGGAAGTATGAACTATGAAACACGTGTGCCCATCGGATCAAGCTATACTAAAGTTGTGAAAGCCCATCCGAGCATTAAGCCCAATTCGGTGGGCTGGGTCTGGCTAGTTCTTTACACAGCATGATCaatggaaaactttagtcacaccccaccttttactaaagacactctaatttgagttgaccatcccttgtaaaactgagttgacggggtgtctttagtaaaaagtggggtgtgactaaagttttccatgATCAATACAGGTGTCAATCCTTGAAAAGGCCGCCAATTAAACAACATCTGCCCATTGGACCAAGGCTATACTAAAATTGTTAAAGCCCAGCGGAGCCTACATTAAGCCCAATTCGGTGGGCTGGGTACACTACCGGTGTTAATCGTCGAAAAGCCCACCAAAGAAACTGACACACACGTAAGAAGTATGGAGTCGGTATATGTAGGGATGAAAAAAAAACCGGTTACAAACGATTTTAGGTCGGACAATAACAACGATCTACGAAAAATTTACACGTCTAAACCCTAATTTGGATTAAATTTCGgatatatttaattgatcaaatccggattggtttaaatctgaACAAATAAATCGAATAATAACCTAATTTGGGTTAAGATTCGAACAAATAGATCGGACAATATTTCCCTGTTTGGACCCAGAGTCGATTTTAAAGTGgacaaaaaatttgtgtttaaatCCAAATTTCAAACGAGATAGAGTTTTGCCACCCGTAAATGTATGAACAACCGTGTGATGATAACTTGACACGTTCTGCGCAATAACGTTGTAGCAACTCGTGACTCGCgagtagaaagtagaaacagaTAGAATAAACgagattaaaaaagaaaaagagggagGGGCAGAATATGCCTATGCCTATGCCTATATCTCTTTCCACCGGACCAGGAGTAATAGCGTATGGTTGCCGCTATATTACGCCTCCTCTAAGACGATTACTAACCTACACCCTCCTCCATAAACAACATCAACACCATAGCCATCGAGCTTCTCAGTTTTCCATTCTTTATTCCTTTCGTCTCCCGCCAAACCTCAATCGTCTCCTCACGGGTAACTGCCCATTCTTCCGGATGGAGGTATTCATCTCTCTGTTAACACACGCGCTCTGTATCACACACACTTTACTAAGTGATTTTGTTAGtgaagagaaaggaaaggaTCATTCGGTTGTGCTTTTTGATCTTCTTTTTCATGCGTGATTTGGTTTTCGAGTAGTGGACTTGTTGATGATGATTGTTGGTCGAATCGCGATCAATTGgggaatttgtttttgttttacatCTTCGAATGAATGTTTAATGTTGATTTTAGAGGTCAGGGACTTATGGAATAGTTCATGGCTTTTCTTTGGATGGTCTTGGTATGCGGTTGTTTGGGCTTATTACGGTGTGGCAAAATTCTGGTGCTTTTGGTACTAATTTATCATGCTCACATTTAGATACATTTTTGGACTgtagaaatgaaataaaaatctaGTAATTGTGTTCTCATATGGTAAATTACTTAAAATCATGGAAATGGGAATATCTAGGGTTTCTGGATTTAGGGATAATTTCTTTGGAGAATTTCTTTCCGTTCtgaaattacttttttttaaccATTATAGAAATTACAGCCATTATAGAAACATCAAAGTGGTCGCAAAGGTGTTTTTTTGGAGATTGCAATAGGCAAGATTTACAAATAGGTATTATGAATGTTTGGCAAAATCATTGGCAGATATAGATTGTGGAGAAAAGGAGTATGTTGGTTATGATTGCTGTGCTGGATTTAAATTTTCATGAGTTAGCTCCACTCCAGTTGTTGGTAACTTTAGTGCTTGGATTCTTGATGTGCATATTCCAGGGGAATATTTGTTACATTTGGTGGTTATGCTATGTTTTACTGGCCACATGTTGTGGGGCTCGTTGCGCCTATTTTACCTATGATGCGCAATCATTCTCATCTTTGACGACCTTGGAACCAAAAATTCAGTCCATTGCCACTCCTAGTGTGGATGCCATGTGCAAGGATATACCTATTCCAATGATTTCAAGTGCAAGTTCTCTGACAGAAGTTAGTGTTCCAATTATGTGGTATTAGATGGTTGTTGATCTGTCAAGTGTCAAGTCAGGCATTGGCATAGTGTTAGTGATGATTGTGGTTATTTGGCTCTATAGTTTTGTTCTTGCTTCATTTCCTACGGGAATAGTGGTCATGTCTTCGAATTCTGTTCATTTGATTATGTGGCTTAGAGTTACCCAGCTTCTGAGATTTTGGTTATTTGTCTTTTTGTTcaatatcaaagaaaaaatagtCTTAAATATAGACACTCTTCCTGTTATTTGCAGCGATACTGGGCTGGAAGTAGCATCAATAAGAATAAAGCCATGGTAGAGAATCTGCAACGCTATGGAGTGATTGCATCAAAGAAGGTAGCTGAAGTAATGGATACTATTGACAGGGCATTGTTTGTACCAGATGGGAACCCTCCTTACGTGGATAGCCCCATGCCAATTGGTTACAATGCCACGATTTCTGCACCTCACATGCATGCAACTTGCCTTCAGTTGTTGGAGGAAAACTTGCAGCCTGGAATGCATGCTTTGGATGTGGGTTCTGGTAATATTATCTTTCCTTTAGTTTTCGCTGCCTGTAAAAGTAGTGATTCCGTTATGCTCGAACTATATTTCACTTGTTTTTGCAATTGGCAATCTTGTATGCTTATGTGACTAACTACCTTCTTTTAtgctgctcttcttcttctttttttccctctgtGATAAAATATCTTATTGGAAAGCAAATTCCGGTTATTCATGGTAAAGACCATTTTCTTATTATCAATCATGT
This sequence is a window from Tripterygium wilfordii isolate XIE 37 chromosome 8, ASM1340144v1, whole genome shotgun sequence. Protein-coding genes within it:
- the LOC120004390 gene encoding protein MHF2 homolog, which gives rise to MGMGRKRRAKKEEISITMDQISFDPDLIHAIFKHVWSRRTLEREGKEGDDVTEREAGVGTSKKNRPTSANAKALKLSCELLRVFLAEAVQRAATVAEVEGANKIEVTHFERILPQLLLDF
- the LOC120004152 gene encoding protein-L-isoaspartate O-methyltransferase 1-like; translated protein: MPMPMPISLSTGPGVIAYGCRYITPPLRRLLTYTLLHKQHQHHSHRASQFSILYSFRLPPNLNRLLTGNCPFFRMERYWAGSSINKNKAMVENLQRYGVIASKKVAEVMDTIDRALFVPDGNPPYVDSPMPIGYNATISAPHMHATCLQLLEENLQPGMHALDVGSGTGYLTACFALMVGPQGRVVGVEHIPELVTESIKNIDKSAAAPLLKEGSLSIHVGDGRQGWPEFAPYDAIHVGAAAPEIPKPLIDQLKPGGRMVIPVGNIFQDLKVVDKDQDGSISVRTETSVRYVPLTSREAQLQG
- the LOC120004215 gene encoding uncharacterized protein LOC120004215; protein product: MVNLIHKLIKTKSSSLRIITSFKTLQPPNPTSALNSPLQTHLNIANQFSLFKSTITEDLTHSPHVFYPSFPLGHCLNRVLSTGFCQSEAVETDDSRTVWADSVKKKRKKKMNKHKYKKLRKRLRRKSRA